The following proteins come from a genomic window of Pseudomonas putida:
- a CDS encoding DUF861 domain-containing protein: protein MSITQFKNTEFAVLDSSNPVAVPLGEPVAVTSVTCVERSDGVETGIWECTPGRWRRQIVQQEFCHFIKGRCTFTPDGGEPLVIEAGDALMLPANSTGTWDIQETVRKTYVLVF, encoded by the coding sequence ATGAGCATCACCCAGTTCAAGAACACAGAGTTTGCTGTGCTCGACAGCTCCAACCCGGTCGCGGTACCGCTCGGCGAACCCGTGGCAGTCACGTCAGTCACCTGCGTGGAGCGCAGCGATGGCGTCGAAACCGGCATCTGGGAATGCACCCCAGGGCGCTGGCGGCGGCAGATCGTGCAACAGGAGTTCTGCCATTTCATCAAGGGCCGCTGCACGTTCACCCCCGACGGTGGCGAGCCCCTGGTCATAGAAGCCGGAGACGCATTGATGCTACCGGCCAACAGCACCGGCACCTGGGACATCCAGGAGACCGTGCGCAAGACCTACGTGCTTGTTTTCTGA
- a CDS encoding extracellular solute-binding protein, translating to MRTFLLAPLMLAASVASAAETVKIYNWSSYVAPDTLKNFQQASGIVPTYDVYDSNETLDGKLMTGNSGYDVVFPSNHFMARQIQGKALKRLDKSQLPNWHNLNPVLLKALEVNDPGNQYGFPYLWGSTGIGYNIDKVKAVLGDNAPVDSWDLIFKPEYMSKLKSCGVAVLDNGPELLPIALHYLGLPHHSQDPKDYEKAKELLMKVRPYISYFHSSKYTGDLANGDICVVVGFSGDVLQAKNRADEANNGVKVGYSIPKEGAPMWFDMVAMPVDAPDEKARYAYMNYLLQPEVMANISNHVQYANGNLKADGLVDPAMKGNTMIYPSDEVMGKLYALEAMPAKIDRIRTRIWTSIKAGN from the coding sequence ATGCGCACCTTCCTCCTCGCCCCTCTGATGCTGGCCGCCAGCGTGGCCAGCGCCGCTGAAACGGTGAAGATCTACAACTGGTCCAGCTACGTGGCCCCCGATACGTTGAAGAACTTCCAGCAAGCCAGCGGCATCGTGCCCACCTACGACGTGTACGACAGCAATGAAACCCTCGATGGCAAGCTGATGACCGGCAATTCCGGCTACGACGTGGTGTTCCCCTCCAACCACTTCATGGCCCGGCAGATCCAGGGCAAGGCCTTGAAGCGCCTGGACAAGTCGCAGTTACCCAACTGGCACAACCTCAACCCGGTGCTGCTCAAGGCGCTGGAGGTGAACGACCCGGGCAACCAGTACGGTTTCCCGTACCTGTGGGGCAGTACCGGCATTGGCTACAACATCGACAAGGTCAAGGCGGTACTCGGCGACAACGCGCCCGTGGATTCCTGGGACCTGATCTTCAAGCCCGAGTACATGAGCAAGCTGAAAAGCTGTGGGGTCGCGGTGCTGGACAATGGCCCCGAACTGCTGCCGATCGCCCTGCACTACCTGGGCTTGCCCCATCACAGCCAAGACCCCAAGGACTACGAGAAGGCCAAGGAGTTGCTGATGAAGGTGCGGCCGTACATCAGCTATTTCCACTCGTCCAAGTACACGGGCGACCTGGCCAACGGCGATATCTGCGTGGTGGTGGGGTTCTCAGGGGATGTGCTGCAGGCGAAGAACCGCGCCGACGAGGCGAACAATGGCGTGAAGGTGGGCTATTCGATACCCAAGGAGGGCGCGCCGATGTGGTTCGACATGGTCGCCATGCCCGTCGATGCGCCGGATGAAAAGGCCAGATATGCCTACATGAACTACCTGCTGCAGCCGGAAGTGATGGCCAACATCAGCAACCATGTGCAATACGCAAACGGCAACCTCAAGGCAGACGGGCTGGTGGACCCGGCGATGAAGGGTAATACGATGATTTACCCGAGCGACGAGGTGATGGGCAAGCTGTATGCGCTGGAGGCGATGCCGGCGAAGATCGACCGTATTCGTACGCGAATCTGGACCAGTATCAAAGCAGGGAACTGA